In one Arachis duranensis cultivar V14167 chromosome 9, aradu.V14167.gnm2.J7QH, whole genome shotgun sequence genomic region, the following are encoded:
- the LOC110275410 gene encoding uncharacterized protein LOC110275410 codes for MVEPLFSSLSSDTDPIIFVWYDALNPEHENGVSSQRNGIQLEKAAVLFNLGAICSQIAASCDRTTALGCHLAMEAFKVAGNFFFQLWKVFAKDVVSATLDLTLLFAEFLHVLFAAQASELELKQQLNNNEASYALQQHRCSQHNIHLEKASVLFNLGALCTHIALSCDLTTIQGHRLAMDALIDASNWFYLLRFESKKASGTIDLSESYAIAIANWILGFTLNFPPHPQSICFSLCSVDIRAFS; via the exons ATGGTTGAGCcactcttctcctctctctcctccgaCACCGACCCCATCATCTTTGTCTGGTACGACGCCTTGAACCCTGAGCATGAGAATGGGGTCTCCTCACAGCGCAACGGCATCCAATTGGAGAAGGCCGCTGTTCTCTTCAACCTTGGAGCCATCTGCAGCCAGATTGCTGCCTCTTGCGACCGTACCACCGCCCTTGGCTGTCACCTTGCAATGGAAGCCTTCAAAGTTGCCGGCAATTTCTTCTTCCAACTCTGGAAGGTTTTTGCCAAGGACGTGGTCTCCGCCACCCTCGATTTGACTCTCCTCTTCGCGGAGTTTCTGCACGTCCTCTTCGCCGCTCAGGCTTCCGAGCTCGAATTAAAGCAACAACTCAACAACAACGAAGCCAGTTACGCTCTCCAACAACACCGCTGTTCTCAGCATAACATCCATTTGGAGAAGGCCTCTGTTCTCTTCAACCTGGGAGCCCTCTGCACCCACATTGCTCTCTCCTGCGATCTCACCACCATCCAAGGCCATCGCCTTGCCATGGACGCCTTAATTGATGCTTCAAATTGGTTCTATCTGCTGAGGTTTGAGTCTAAGAAGGCATCTGGCACGATTGACTTGTCAGAATCATACGCCATTGCGATAGCAAATTGGATTCTCGGCTTCACATTGAACTTTCCTCCTCATCCCCAATCTATAT GCTTCAGCTTATGTTCCGTCGACATTCGGGCTTTTAGCTGA